In the Streptomyces coeruleoprunus genome, GGGCCGCGACAGGTGGATCGCGTGGCCGAGCCGCCACTCCACGCCGTCCCGCATCAGCGCGCCGACGGCGCAGACGCCCGCGAAGTCCAGCTCCACGATCTCCGCCGAGGGCAGCGCGCCCACGTGTTCGGCCAGCCCCTTGCGGGACCCGTCGGCCGCCGTGAGGCAGAGCGCGGGAACGTAGACGTGCCGGGTCGGGCCGTGCTCCGTGTTCGCGATGAACTGCGACGCCAGGCTGTTGCCCGAGCCGAGGGCGAGGAGCGCGGACTCGTCGTAGACGACGGCGGTGGAGGCGGTCACAGGCTGTCCACAGGCTCGCCGGCCTCCAGCTCCCGCCAGACCTTCTCCACGCGGTCGTGGTCCTCGTCCGTGAGGGTCACCCCGAAGTGCGTCTCGCAGTACGCCTTGGTCTCCTCGTACCGCTTGCGGCGCTCCTCCAGCGTCGGCGTCGCCCCGACCAGCTCGGCGAGGTAGTCGCGCATCGTCATGCCGTGCTCACGGGCCAGCACCATGAGGCGGTCGCGGACAGCGGGGTCGATCTTCACGGTGGTGTCAGCCATATGGACAGTATACGGACGGTATACCGTCGCCTGAGGACGTTCCAGCAAGGTCGTCATGACCAGCCCTTCTTTCGGTGGACCCGGCCGCCCTAAGCGGCCGGGAGCTTCAGCGGGGGCCCGGTAGGCCCTGCAGGCCGTGGCGGAGGGCGTTGCGGGCCAGGGAGCCGCCGCGCAGGGCGGCCGCCACGAAGCCGGTGGGCGTCGGCGGGGGCGATGCGGCACAGCGGCGGCAGGAGGCGCCCTCGGGGACGGGTGCCCCGCAGTCGGCGCACTCGTGACGCACGGGCGCCGTCGGGCGAGGTGCCGGTTTCTTGCGCCTCAGGCGGTCCGCCAGCAGGGCGGCGGGTGCGTGGACTCGTGCGGGCAGGCCTGTTGTCAGGGCCTCTTGGACGGTCGCCTCGGTCGCACCGACGGCGAACCACTCCTCGACCAGATCTCCCAGCTTCGCCGCCTCTTCCTCGCCGACCGCGATGCGCGGCTCGCGCCTCCCCAGCGAGGCGAGGAGCCGGGCGGCCCTGCTGGGCACCTCGACCGGACGCGGGGGCGGGGAGGGAGGTTCTTGTTCCCTGGTTCTTTCTCCCGAAGGGAGAGCTCCCGCGACTCCGGCGTCCGGGTTTCCGGCCGCCGGTTGCCGAGCGGGGGCCGGGGTGACGGCAGGAGCGGCAGGAGCGGCGGGGCACACGGTTTCGGTCGCGTCGTACGGACTGTCGTACACGTCGTACACCGTCACCCAGTAACCCGTTCGGGTGTCCTGGAGCGAGGCCCTCCGGAGGTACCGCGCGTCCTCCAGCTCCTGGAGCGCCTTGCCGATGCGCGTGCGGCCCTCCTTGCGGCGTTTGGCCAGGCTGCGGATGTCCGCGCAGGCTCCGTCGGGGAGGCTCAAGAGGTAGACGAGGACGCCCGCGGCGAGGAACGAGATGTCGGGATCCCGTAGAAGTTCGTTGCCGAGAGTCGTGAAGTTCCGCGTACGCGCGGTACGGTGAATTCGCATTGGGAGGTCTAGCTCCTGGTGTCATGCCCCCGAGTGTTGCCGCACTGCGGGGGCGATCTCTTGATCGCGCTCTGTCGCTGCGACTGTATCCCCTGACTCCTTTGCGCGCGCAAGCCAACTCCCTTTAGTCATACAGATGTTGAGGAGCCGGCGACCGGAGCCATGACCCCCGGCCCCACCTGCGGTTTCCGCCGCCGAGGAACACCGAAGGGCGGCCACCGAACCGGTGGCCGCCCTTCAGGCATATGCCGAATTCACTCCTGTGAGTGATCGGTTTTTCAGAACAGCCGGAGCTTCGCCTGCCAGCCCGCACCGATCTTCACGGTGGAGCCGAAGGACCCCCTGCCGTTGCCGTTGTTGCGGAGCAGGTCGCCCGCCGAGTTGCGGGTGACCAGGTCCGGGCGGCCGTCACCGGTGATGTCGCCCGCGCCGACGAACGCGTTGCGGCCCGACGCCCAGCTGTTGCCGAAGACCAGGACACGCGGCTTGACCGTGCCCGTCGCCGTACCGTCGTAGCGCCACAGGGAGTTGGCGCCGTCCACCGCCAGCAGGTCACCGATGCCGTCGCCGTTGAGGTCACCCGCACCGACGATCGCGCGGTACGCCTTCCAGTTCGTACCGATCCTGCCCCGCGCCTTCAGACCACCCGCGCCGTTGTCCGCGTACAGGTAGATGTCACCGGTCGTGGCCTGGCGGGCGACGAGGTCCGGGCGGCCGTCACCGGTCAGGTCACCGGGCGACGTCAGCACGTTGAACTGACCCCACGCCGTGCCGAGGGAGGTGTACGGGTGCTTCGGGTTCACGTAGCCGTGGCACCAGCCGTGGTGGCGGCGCAGTTCGCTGCCGACGCGGATCAGGAAGTCGTTGCAGCGGTTGCCGTCCATGTCGCCCATGGGCACGACGAGGGTGTTGGTCGGCCAGCCCGCCACCGACGTCGTACGGGAGTAGCCGCCCGTGCCGTTGGCGGCGTGGACGGCGATGTCGCCGCCGGAGCCGAGCGACAGCAGGTCGGGCCGGCCGTCGACGGTCAGGGACATGCTGGCCGCCGTGCTGGTCGCGCTGTGGTCACGCCAGACGGGGGCGCCGGTGTCGAGGGTGAACGACCCGGACCTGGTCAGCACGGGGCCCTGGCCGTTGGCCGGCTGGGCGGTGAGGACGTAGGTGTAGGCGCCGTTCGTCGCGTAGCCGTCGGCGGTCTTCCCGTCCCAGGCCGCCTGGATCAGGCCGTTCTGGGCGTTGCCACTGAGGGTGTGGACGACGCGGCCCGTGCGGACCTCCTTGAACTGGATCTGCCAGGCACTCGCGGGCCGCGACAGCCGGAACTGGGTCCGCAGGCCCCGCCGGTACTCGGTGGTCTGCGCGGAGTCGACGATGACCAGCGGCTCGGTGGGCACCCCGCTGGGCGCGAGGTGGATGGTGCCGTCGGCCGCGGCGTACGCGACGGGCCCGCCGAACCGGTCGACGGTCCAGGTCACCCCGCGCTGCGGGGCCGTCGTGGCGGGCAGGTCGCCGACGGTCTGCGTGGTGTCGGCGACACCGTCGCGGAACTCGGTCAGCAGCAGCTTGCCGGCGGCCTTGTCGTGCCGTACGAGGAAGCCGTCACCGATCAGCGCCTCACCGGACGGCACGGGGATGTTCTTCTTGGCGGTGTTGTCCCACACGCCGGCCTTGCCGGTCGGCCCGCAGTTCCAGTAGATCCAGCGGCCGACGGCCTGGAGCTCCTTGGGCACGCAGGGCGCACCGGTGTTGAGGGTGGAGCGGACGCCGGTGAGCAGGTTCTCGGAGTTGAGGATGCCGGCGGTCGCGGAGGGCGTCCAGGCGGTGCGGCCCCAGACGGTGGTGGGCGTGATGGCGCGGGTGCGGATCACGGTGCGCTCGGCGACCAGCTCGTCGAAGTCACCGATGTACTGCTTGCCGCCGGCGGGGTCGTCGACGACGGCGTACCGGCCGGTGATCTCCTTCACCCGGGCGTCGAGGGACGGGACGCTGAAGGTGGCCCCGACCGGCGCCGAGGCGATCGAACCGATCGACGTGTGACCGCGGCCCGGATTCGTACCGTAGATTCCGCCGTCACCGGCCGCAATGGGGCCCTGACCGTGACCCTCGGTGTAGCTCAGGGTCTGCGAGGCGCCCGAGGTGAGCTGCGCACCGTCCGTGGTGACGGGGCGGGCGTAGTAGTGGAGGCCGTTGTTCTGGTTCCGCAGCTCCAGGGTCGCGAGGGTTCCGTTGGCCAGGGAGAGCTGCTTGACCGTGGCCGCCGGCGGGATGTCGGCGACCTTGGTGAGGACGGGTGCCGTCCCATCTGCGGGGGCGGTGACCCGGCGTACCGCCCAGTGGGACGCGTCGGTCCCGCCGATGGCGAGCACGTCGCCGCCGGGCACCTGGGCCATGGACAGACTCGCCCGGTCGAGCAGCGTCACGGGATCCCCGCCGCGAAGCGGCACGGCCTTCAGCCCCACGCCGGTGACACCGTCCTGTGCCAGGCCGGTCACCAGGACCCAGTCGCCGACGACGGCAAGCCGGGTCGTCCGCGGGTCGCCGGACCAGGGCACGGTGATGGGAGTGGCGAGCGGCGTGTCGCGCGGTACGGCGTTGATTTGCTTGCCGTCGGCGGCGAGCCAGACCAGCCACTGCTCCCCCAGCCCGAGGACCGAGGGGTTCACGGCCGGACCGTCCGTCACACGGGCGGTCTCGATGTCGAGCAGCCCGAGCTGGGTGACACCCGCGTCGTTCTTGACGCGCACGATCACGGTACGGGTATCGCCCACGGGCGAGTAGTGGAGGGACACGTCGACGACGTCGCCTTCCACCCGGCGGGTGGTGGTGCTGCCGTCGGCGGCGACCCGGTTCAGGTACAGGGTGCGCTGAGGATCGGACGAGCCGAGGGTGTAGGCGGCGGTGACAATGGTCTCGCCGTAGGTGCCCACGTAGTGCTGGCCGTCCGGGACCGTGAACTTACGGGTCGTGCCGTCGATGGGGTTCCGCAGTTCGATGGCCCCTCCCGCGTCGACGACCACGAGGTCGGAGCCGGAACCATTGCGGAACCATTGGCCGTCGGACTGCTGGGTCTTGACGGTGCGCCCATCGGCATAGCTCGTCCAGAGGATCCCGTTCTGTTCCTCCGTGCGCCAGAAACCGTGTGTCCCTGCGTTCAGCAGCTCCACGTGGCGCGGTGCCGTCCGTTCGGACGGGATGACCGTGTGCGCCGGCAGCGGTGCCGGCTCGGCGGCCCCGGCCGTGCCACCGAGCGGCGCGATCGTGCCGATGACGAGGCCCGCGACCAGAGTGGCGCGGGCGATGGTGTGACGTGGCAAGAGATTCCCTCCCCTGAACCGAAAAGGCGTGGGGGAAGGCGGCGGCGTACGTCGCCGGCCACGGTCTCGCAGAGCCCCCCGGCCCGAGACACCCCACCCCACGGTGGCTGAATCGTAACAGGGGGGCCTGCACAGATGTGCGAGGTCAGATGGTCAGCAGTACAGGTTGGCGCCCGTGGGAACGCCCAGGACCTGGGTGAACTGCTGGTACTTCGTGACCCGGCTCTGCACCTGCGCCGGGTTCTTGCCGTCGCACTCCAGGGCGCCGTTGATGGAGCGGATCGTCTGGCCGAATCCCGCGCCCGTGACCATCGCGTTGTGGGCGGTCATCGTGCCGGGGCCGTTCTGGGTGTTCCAGTACCAGAGGCCGGTCTTCCAGGCGACGGCCGCCTCGCGCTCGACGCGGTAGGGGTTGTTCAGCAGGTCGATGCCGAGGGCGTCCCCGGCGGCCTTGTAGTTGAAGTTCCAGCTGAGCTGGATCGGGCCGCGGCCGTAGTACGCGGCCTGCCCGGCCGGGCAGCCATAGGGCTGGTTCCGGTCACAGTAGTGGGGGTAGTTCGCGGTGTTCTGCTCCACTATGTGGACGAGCCCACCGGTCTCGTGGTGGACGTTGGCGAGGAAGGCGGCGGCTTCCTGCTTCTTCACCGTGTCGCTGCCGGTGTTCGCGAACGCCGGGTAGGCGCCGAGCGCGGCCTTGAGCCCGCTGTACGTATAGAACGGGTTCCGGTTCGGGAACATCTGGTTGAACTGCGCCTCCGAGACGACGAAGCCGGAGGGCGCGGGGTCCGTGGGGGTGGAGCCGCCGCAGGCGCCCTGGTCGGCCCAGACGTCGACCGTGCCCGGCCGCTCGTTCTGGGTCCACCACTTGGCCTGCCAGTTGCGGCCGTTGTACGAGGCGGTGTTGCCGCCCCAGTAGACGGCGGAGGAACTCCACGGGGCCGCGCATTCGGCGGCGGAGGCGGTGGAGGCGGGGAGGAAGACGGCGAGGCCGACCGCGGTGGCGAGAGCGGCGAAGAGGGAGAGCAGGCGTCGAGCCATGAGGATGCCCTTCGTGGGGGATGAGGGGGCAGTGCCTTACGGAACCGCGAATGGTCTGTACCTGTCAAGGTCTAGACCAGAAGCGTGCGCGGGCCACGCATGCCCGTTGCGGGCCACCCCAGTTGACGGCCCGCACCCCCACCGGGGGTGAGCCGCCAAGAGGCGGGCAGGCCCACCCACCACCGGCGGTCAGCCACCCACGGGCGGGCGGTCCCACCTACCCCACCCCCCACCGGGGGTCAGCCGCCCACGCACGGGACGGGGGTGGACCGGGGGTCGCGCGCGCAGGATTGGCGATGCAGTAACGCTTCGCGCTCATGGGCCCGAGCGAGCCAATCTGAGCACGTGACCCCCGGGCCGCACCCGGACTCACCCACCGTCGTGGCGCGCAAGGGGCGGGCCCTCAGGCCGGGGGGCCGTTCCTCGTTGTGCCCACCCGTTCCTCCCCCAAGGACTACGTCCAGGGGGGACCCCCATGCGGAACGACTGCCCACAACGAGGAACGGCGGCACCGGCGCCAGCCCACAACGACGGAACGGCAGCACCGGCGCCAGCCCACAACGACGGAACAGCGGCACAGCGACGCCAGCCCCCAACGACGGAACGGCGGCACCGGCGCGAGCCCACAGCGGGAACCACAGCGAAACGGCGGTGCCGGCCACCACGAGCAAACGGCGGCACCGGACACGCCAGCCCAGAGGGCGGAACGGCTCCGACACCGGTCGGGGCGTGTGCGAAGATCCCGGCGTGGATGCCCTGACGCCTGACGACCCCGCCGCCATAGGCCCCTTCCGTCTCCTCGGCCGTCTCGGTACCGGCGGCATGGGCCGTGTCTACCTCGCCCGCTCCGCCGGCGGCCGCACCGTCGCCGTCAAGGTCGTGCACGCCGAGCTGGCCGCGCAGGACGAGTTCCGGCGCCGGTTCGCCCGCGAGGTGGCCGCGCTGGAGCGGGTGGGCGGCGTGGGCACCGCGCCCGTGCTGGGCTCCGACACGGAGGCGGACGCGCCCTGGGTCGCCATCGGGTACGTCGCCGGGCCGTCCCTGCGCACCGTCGTCGGCGAGACGTACGGCCCGCTCCCCCCGGACTCCGTACGGGCCCTCGCCGTCGGCCTCGCCCGGGCGCTGGAGCACATCCACGCCGCGGGGCTGGTCCACCGGGACCTGAAGCCCGCGAACATCCTGCTCACCGTCGACGGCCCCCGCATCATCGACTTCGGCATCGCCCGCGCCGTCGACACCGTCACCGACGGCGGCCTGACCAGCACGGGAGCCGTCGTCGGCTCGCCCGGCTTCATGTCGCCCGAGCAGGTGCGCGGCCAGCGGCTCACCCCCGCGTCCGACATCTTCTGCCTGGGCTCCGTCCTGGCGTACGCGGCGACCGGCCGCTCACCGTTCGGCACCGTCGACAGCGGCGTCCACGCCATGATGTTCCGCATCGCGCACGACGAGCCCGACCTCGAGGGCCTGCCGCCGGAGCTGGGCGACCTCGTACGCGCCTGCCTCAGCAAGGATCCCGCCGACCGGCCGACCGCGGCCTACCTGGCCGCGCACGTCGAGGCCGCCGAGCCGTGGCTGCCCGCCGGGCTGCTCGCCCAGCTCGGCCGGGAGGCCGCCCGGCTGCTCGACGCGGACGGCGACCCGACGCCGGTCCAGCACGCCCGCCCGGTCACCGAACCGGCACGGCCCGGCCGCAGGCGCAGGCGCTGGCCGCTCGTCACCGCGGCCGCCGCACTCGCGCTCGCCGCCGCCGGCACCGCCCTGGCCCTCACGTACGGGCTGCCCGGCGCCCTCCGCCCGGGCGGCGGCGACCACACGACCCCTGCGGCGGACTCCCGCGCCGGCGCGATACCGGCGGCGTTCCTCGGGGCCTGGGAGGGCGTCCTCAGAGGCAGCGCCACCGCGCCCTACGAGACGGCCCGCATCGAGATCGTCCAGGGCACGCCTGGCTCCAAGGCCGGGGTGTACGTGCACGTCAGCGGCGACCAGCTGTGCATGGGCCGCTCGACGCTCGTCTCGGCGAACGAGGACAAGGTCGTCTTCGGCGAGAGCGACGTCACGACCAGCGTGCCCGCCAAGCGCTGCATGCCCGCCGCGCACCAGACGCTGACCCTGCGCTCCCCGGACGTCGTGGAGTGGAGGTCCGGCGCCGCGTCGGCGACCTTCCGCAAGTCACGCACCGGCGCGAACGCCGTACCGCCGAATCTGGTCGGGACGTGGGAGACGCCCCCGAACCCGGAACTGCCGCCGGAGGAGCGGGACCTGTACAGCTCGACCCTGACCGTCACGCAGGGTCCGGTCGGCGCCCCGCTGATCCACTTCGAGGAGACGTACCCGCGGTACGACGAGGAGACGAGCAAGCCGACCGGCGACCCGGTGTACTGCGCGAGCACCGCCATCGTCGGCGGCGTCGGCGACCTCGTCATCGTGGGCCCGCACCAGCTGGACGCGGCGGCGTCGGACGACGAGTGCACGGCGTACAGCTCGCAGAACCTGCGGATCAGCCGGATCGACGGCAAGGACCGGATGCTGCTCTACGACATGAGCACGGACAGCGAACCGGCCGAGTACACCAAGAAGTTCGGCTGACCCTCCGGGCCCCCAGGCCCGTCCCGAGTCCCGCCCCCACCGGCCACCCGTGCCGGAGGGAGGCGGGACTCCGCCGTTTCAGAGGCGGGACCCCACCCACCCCAGCGGCGGTACTCCGCCGCGTCAGAAGCGGGACTCCGCCATTTCAGCGGCCTCATCCGACGTCTCACGTCCCAGCCGTCCCGCGTTGTCCCGGAAGTCGTCGCGGGACGGTCCAGCAGCCCGAACCCAGGTCAATGATGGGCCGACCCGACGAACCCTCTTCTCCGACCAGGAGACGCCGATGCACCCATCCCTCGCCGCGCGGCGGCCCGCCCTCACCCGCTGCGCGGTCCTCCTCGCCGCGGCCCTGCTCATGGTGCTGGGCCTGCCGCGCCCCGCAGCCGCCTTCTCGGCCGCGTTCTTCCCGACCCAGAGCGCCGGCAACCGGGGCTCCGACGTGACCGCCCTGCAGTACCTGCTGAACGCCCGGGGCCAGAGCGTCGGCGCCGACGGGGTCTTCGGCTCCGGCACGAAGAGCGCCGTCGTCGCCTTCCAGGGCGCGAACGGCCTCACGGCGGACGGCATCGTCGGCCCCGCCACCTGGGGCAAGCTCGTCGTGACCGTCCAGCAGCCGGACAGCGGCCCGGCGGTCAAGGCGGTCCAGCACCTCCTGAACGCCAAGCGCGGCGCGGGCCTCACCGTCGACGGCGTCTTCGGCTCCGGCACCACCGCCGCCGTGAAGTCCTTCCAGTCCCACGCCGGGCTGGGGGCCGACGGCATCGTCGGCCCGACGACGTGGCGCAACCTGCTCTGGCACTACGAGAGCGTCGACTTCGGCGCGGGCACCCTCTGCGACCAGAACCCGGACGGCAACACCAGCGCCAACTGGGGCACCTCCGCCGCCGTCGGCCAGCTGGAGGCCGCCGCGGCCGCGTTCGCCGCCACCGGCAACGGCCGGCTCCCCGTCGGCGACCTCAGCTGGGAGCACGGCGGCGACATCCCCGGCCACGGCAGCCACGAGGCGGGCCTCGAC is a window encoding:
- a CDS encoding serine/threonine-protein kinase, producing the protein MDALTPDDPAAIGPFRLLGRLGTGGMGRVYLARSAGGRTVAVKVVHAELAAQDEFRRRFAREVAALERVGGVGTAPVLGSDTEADAPWVAIGYVAGPSLRTVVGETYGPLPPDSVRALAVGLARALEHIHAAGLVHRDLKPANILLTVDGPRIIDFGIARAVDTVTDGGLTSTGAVVGSPGFMSPEQVRGQRLTPASDIFCLGSVLAYAATGRSPFGTVDSGVHAMMFRIAHDEPDLEGLPPELGDLVRACLSKDPADRPTAAYLAAHVEAAEPWLPAGLLAQLGREAARLLDADGDPTPVQHARPVTEPARPGRRRRRWPLVTAAAALALAAAGTALALTYGLPGALRPGGGDHTTPAADSRAGAIPAAFLGAWEGVLRGSATAPYETARIEIVQGTPGSKAGVYVHVSGDQLCMGRSTLVSANEDKVVFGESDVTTSVPAKRCMPAAHQTLTLRSPDVVEWRSGAASATFRKSRTGANAVPPNLVGTWETPPNPELPPEERDLYSSTLTVTQGPVGAPLIHFEETYPRYDEETSKPTGDPVYCASTAIVGGVGDLVIVGPHQLDAAASDDECTAYSSQNLRISRIDGKDRMLLYDMSTDSEPAEYTKKFG
- a CDS encoding VCBS repeat-containing protein, whose translation is MPRHTIARATLVAGLVIGTIAPLGGTAGAAEPAPLPAHTVIPSERTAPRHVELLNAGTHGFWRTEEQNGILWTSYADGRTVKTQQSDGQWFRNGSGSDLVVVDAGGAIELRNPIDGTTRKFTVPDGQHYVGTYGETIVTAAYTLGSSDPQRTLYLNRVAADGSTTTRRVEGDVVDVSLHYSPVGDTRTVIVRVKNDAGVTQLGLLDIETARVTDGPAVNPSVLGLGEQWLVWLAADGKQINAVPRDTPLATPITVPWSGDPRTTRLAVVGDWVLVTGLAQDGVTGVGLKAVPLRGGDPVTLLDRASLSMAQVPGGDVLAIGGTDASHWAVRRVTAPADGTAPVLTKVADIPPAATVKQLSLANGTLATLELRNQNNGLHYYARPVTTDGAQLTSGASQTLSYTEGHGQGPIAAGDGGIYGTNPGRGHTSIGSIASAPVGATFSVPSLDARVKEITGRYAVVDDPAGGKQYIGDFDELVAERTVIRTRAITPTTVWGRTAWTPSATAGILNSENLLTGVRSTLNTGAPCVPKELQAVGRWIYWNCGPTGKAGVWDNTAKKNIPVPSGEALIGDGFLVRHDKAAGKLLLTEFRDGVADTTQTVGDLPATTAPQRGVTWTVDRFGGPVAYAAADGTIHLAPSGVPTEPLVIVDSAQTTEYRRGLRTQFRLSRPASAWQIQFKEVRTGRVVHTLSGNAQNGLIQAAWDGKTADGYATNGAYTYVLTAQPANGQGPVLTRSGSFTLDTGAPVWRDHSATSTAASMSLTVDGRPDLLSLGSGGDIAVHAANGTGGYSRTTSVAGWPTNTLVVPMGDMDGNRCNDFLIRVGSELRRHHGWCHGYVNPKHPYTSLGTAWGQFNVLTSPGDLTGDGRPDLVARQATTGDIYLYADNGAGGLKARGRIGTNWKAYRAIVGAGDLNGDGIGDLLAVDGANSLWRYDGTATGTVKPRVLVFGNSWASGRNAFVGAGDITGDGRPDLVTRNSAGDLLRNNGNGRGSFGSTVKIGAGWQAKLRLF
- a CDS encoding penicillin-insensitive murein endopeptidase produces the protein MHPSLAARRPALTRCAVLLAAALLMVLGLPRPAAAFSAAFFPTQSAGNRGSDVTALQYLLNARGQSVGADGVFGSGTKSAVVAFQGANGLTADGIVGPATWGKLVVTVQQPDSGPAVKAVQHLLNAKRGAGLTVDGVFGSGTTAAVKSFQSHAGLGADGIVGPTTWRNLLWHYESVDFGAGTLCDQNPDGNTSANWGTSAAVGQLEAAAAAFAATGNGRLPVGDLSWEHGGDIPGHGSHEAGLDADVWPIRTDSAQCGAGRITWESSTYDRDATRKLVQEIRAKAPGHIKVIWFNDPVLINEGLVKPLTNHDNHLHIRYCEAVHPNALYTC
- a CDS encoding glycoside hydrolase family 19 protein, with translation MARRLLSLFAALATAVGLAVFLPASTASAAECAAPWSSSAVYWGGNTASYNGRNWQAKWWTQNERPGTVDVWADQGACGGSTPTDPAPSGFVVSEAQFNQMFPNRNPFYTYSGLKAALGAYPAFANTGSDTVKKQEAAAFLANVHHETGGLVHIVEQNTANYPHYCDRNQPYGCPAGQAAYYGRGPIQLSWNFNYKAAGDALGIDLLNNPYRVEREAAVAWKTGLWYWNTQNGPGTMTAHNAMVTGAGFGQTIRSINGALECDGKNPAQVQSRVTKYQQFTQVLGVPTGANLYC